A DNA window from Aureibaculum sp. 2308TA14-22 contains the following coding sequences:
- a CDS encoding cold-shock protein, translating to MSKGTVKFFNESKGFGFITEEGSNKEHFVHISGLIDEIREGDEVEFELTEGRKGLNAVNVKVI from the coding sequence ATGAGTAAAGGAACAGTAAAATTCTTCAATGAATCTAAAGGATTCGGTTTTATAACTGAAGAAGGCTCTAACAAAGAACATTTTGTACACATTTCTGGATTAATCGACGAAATACGTGAAGGTGATGAAGTTGAATTCGAATTAACAGAAGGTAGAAAAGGACTAAACGCAGTAAATGTAAAAGTGATTTAA
- a CDS encoding C40 family peptidase gives MRFFNSIFALSMLILFVISSCTNEEQQVADNPLEKEIAIVKDEFAPDKRVALFDVSSAKNNDKIILKGVSNLPDAVETLKENLKKEDIVFVDSIQMYPDKQLEGKTKAVVKISVANLRSKPKHSAELSTQATLGTPLNVYTKEDNWYLVQTPDNYLAWVDSGGIQLMNADEFATWKLADKIIFLDTYGQALSKINEEGQIASDLVAGNVLEVVDEIKAYYQVKFPDGRIAFLEKSKAMNYNDWLASLNPTQESLVETSKSLMGLPYLWGGTSPKGVDCSGFTKTIFFLNGLVLPRDASQQIHTGELVDDDKSFDNMQPGDLLYFGKPATETTQERVIHVGMWIGNNEFIHSAGRVHISTFDKNSPDFDEYNYNRYLRTKRVLNQNDSKIIDLTKTRIFKD, from the coding sequence ATGAGATTTTTCAATTCTATTTTTGCATTGTCTATGCTTATTTTGTTTGTCATTTCTTCATGTACAAATGAAGAACAACAAGTGGCGGATAATCCCTTAGAAAAGGAAATTGCAATTGTAAAAGATGAATTCGCACCAGATAAACGTGTAGCACTATTTGATGTAAGTTCTGCTAAAAATAATGATAAGATTATTTTAAAAGGTGTTTCAAACCTTCCTGATGCGGTTGAAACATTGAAGGAAAATTTAAAAAAAGAGGACATTGTATTTGTTGATAGTATACAAATGTATCCTGACAAGCAATTAGAGGGGAAAACAAAAGCTGTTGTAAAAATTTCAGTAGCCAACTTGCGTAGCAAGCCTAAACATTCTGCGGAGCTTTCAACACAGGCTACATTAGGCACACCTTTAAATGTATATACCAAAGAAGACAATTGGTATTTGGTTCAAACACCTGACAATTATTTAGCGTGGGTTGATAGTGGAGGAATTCAATTAATGAACGCTGATGAATTTGCTACTTGGAAATTGGCCGACAAAATAATCTTTTTAGATACTTATGGCCAAGCGTTGTCAAAAATCAATGAAGAAGGACAAATTGCTTCAGATTTAGTTGCAGGTAATGTTTTGGAGGTAGTTGATGAAATAAAAGCGTATTATCAAGTGAAATTTCCAGATGGTAGAATTGCTTTTCTTGAAAAAAGTAAGGCAATGAATTATAATGATTGGTTAGCGAGTTTAAATCCAACGCAAGAATCATTAGTTGAAACTTCCAAATCTTTAATGGGACTCCCCTATTTATGGGGCGGAACATCACCAAAAGGTGTCGATTGTAGCGGATTTACCAAAACCATTTTCTTTTTAAACGGATTGGTATTGCCCCGTGATGCCTCACAACAAATACATACAGGTGAATTGGTGGATGATGATAAAAGTTTTGACAATATGCAGCCCGGAGACTTGTTATACTTTGGTAAGCCCGCTACGGAAACTACCCAAGAAAGGGTAATTCATGTAGGAATGTGGATAGGTAATAATGAGTTTATTCACTCGGCAGGTCGTGTTCATATCAGTACTTTTGATAAAAATTCACCAGATTTTGATGAATACAATTACAACAGGTATTTAAGAACTAAAAGAGTGCTTAATCAAAACGATTCAAAGATTATTGATTTAACTAAAACACGTATTTTTAAAGATTAA